The proteins below come from a single Streptomyces sp. M92 genomic window:
- the nirD gene encoding nitrite reductase small subunit NirD yields MTLAPESPAPETTGLKVLLRLTDDWFTACDLGALLPGRGVAALLPDGGQVALFRDRSGELYAIGNRDPFTGAAVLSRGLTGTHRGRPFVASPLLKQRFDLATGVCLDDESVRVETYEVRAA; encoded by the coding sequence ATGACCCTGGCACCCGAGTCCCCGGCACCCGAGACGACCGGCCTGAAGGTCCTGCTGCGGCTGACGGACGACTGGTTCACGGCCTGCGACCTCGGCGCCCTGCTGCCCGGCCGGGGCGTCGCGGCCCTGCTGCCGGACGGCGGCCAGGTGGCCCTGTTCCGCGACCGGTCGGGCGAGCTGTACGCCATCGGCAACCGGGACCCGTTCACCGGCGCGGCGGTCCTCTCCCGCGGCCTGACCGGCACCCACCGGGGCCGCCCCTTCGTCGCCTCCCCGCTGCTCAAGCAGCGCTTCGACCTGGCGACCGGGGTGTGCCTGGACGACGAGTCGGTGCGGGTGGAGACGTACGAGGTGAGGGCGGCGTAG
- the nirB gene encoding nitrite reductase large subunit NirB, giving the protein MTATPGPAPTIVLVGHGMVGQRFLEALAERGLTATHRVVVLCEEPRPAYDRVQLTSYFSGRTPEDLSMTDLAFIEEHGIELRVGDPAETVDREARRVTARSGLVVDYDVLVLATGSYPFVPPVPGKDAEGCFVYRTIEDLLAIEAYAKTATTGAVVGGGLLGLEAAGALKGLGLTSHIVEFAPRLMPVQVDEGGGAALLRTIEEMGLSVHTGVGTQEIVTGADGAVTGMRLSDGSELATDLVVFSAGVRPRDQLARDCGLAVGERGGISVDERCRTVTDERVFAIGECALAADGRVYGLVAPGYEQAETAAATIADREASFTGADLSTKLKLLGVDVASFGDAHGTAEGCLDVVYSDSRAGLYKKLVVGRDGTLLGGILVGDAEAYGTLRAFTGSVPPVSPESLVLPAGAGAPAQLGPAALPDDAVICSCHNVTKGTIRGAVTEHSCTTVPEVKKCTKAGTGCGSCVKVLGQLVTAELEASGVEVDKGLCGCFAQTREELYEIVLALRITSYRELLDRHGREGARGGEGCEVCKPAVGSIIASLAPAIGASGYVLDGEQAALQDTNDHFLANLQRNGSYSVVPRIPGGEIAPEKLIVIGEIARDFGLYTKITGGQRIDMFGARVEQLPVIWARLVDAGFESGHAYGKSLRTVKSCVGQTWCRYGVQDSVRMAIDLELRYRGLRSPHKLKSAVSGCARECAEAQSKDFGVIATSNGWNLYVGGNGGATPRHADLLAQDLSDAELVRLIDRFLMFYIRTADKLERTSTWLERIPGGLDHVRDVVVRDSLGICDELESLMRAHVAHYRDEWAETVDDPEKLARFVSFVNAPGTPDPVVGFVPERDQMKPDLPLLDIGLRRPSEDDLLEGSTRR; this is encoded by the coding sequence GCCCGCCCCCACCATCGTCCTCGTCGGCCACGGCATGGTCGGCCAGCGCTTCCTGGAGGCGCTCGCCGAGCGCGGCCTGACCGCCACGCACCGCGTGGTCGTGCTGTGCGAGGAACCGCGCCCCGCCTACGACCGCGTCCAGCTCACCTCGTACTTCTCGGGGAGGACCCCCGAAGACCTGTCGATGACCGACCTCGCCTTCATCGAGGAGCACGGCATCGAGCTGCGCGTCGGCGACCCGGCCGAGACCGTCGACCGCGAGGCGCGCAGGGTGACCGCCCGCTCGGGGCTGGTCGTCGACTACGACGTACTGGTGCTGGCCACCGGCTCCTACCCCTTCGTCCCGCCGGTCCCCGGCAAGGACGCCGAGGGCTGCTTCGTCTACCGGACGATCGAGGACCTGCTCGCCATCGAGGCGTACGCGAAGACCGCGACGACCGGCGCGGTGGTCGGCGGCGGACTGCTCGGGCTGGAGGCGGCCGGCGCCCTCAAGGGGCTCGGACTCACCTCGCACATCGTGGAGTTCGCGCCCCGGCTGATGCCGGTACAGGTCGACGAGGGCGGCGGCGCGGCGCTGCTGCGCACCATCGAGGAGATGGGCCTGTCCGTGCACACGGGCGTCGGCACGCAGGAGATCGTCACCGGCGCGGACGGCGCCGTCACCGGCATGAGGCTCTCCGACGGCTCCGAACTCGCCACCGACCTGGTGGTGTTCAGCGCCGGTGTCCGCCCCCGCGACCAGCTGGCCCGCGACTGCGGACTGGCGGTCGGCGAGCGCGGCGGCATCAGCGTCGACGAGCGGTGCCGGACCGTCACCGACGAGCGGGTCTTCGCGATCGGCGAGTGCGCGCTGGCCGCCGACGGGCGGGTGTACGGGCTGGTCGCGCCCGGGTACGAGCAGGCCGAGACGGCCGCCGCCACCATCGCGGACCGGGAGGCCTCCTTCACCGGCGCCGACCTGTCCACCAAGCTGAAGCTGCTCGGCGTGGACGTGGCGTCCTTCGGCGACGCGCACGGCACCGCCGAGGGCTGCCTGGACGTCGTCTACTCCGACTCCCGCGCGGGCCTGTACAAGAAGCTGGTCGTCGGCCGCGACGGCACGCTGCTCGGCGGCATCCTGGTCGGCGACGCGGAGGCGTACGGCACGCTGCGCGCGTTCACCGGCTCGGTCCCGCCGGTCTCCCCCGAGTCGCTCGTCCTGCCCGCCGGTGCCGGGGCCCCGGCCCAGCTCGGCCCGGCCGCCCTGCCCGACGACGCGGTGATCTGCTCCTGCCACAACGTCACCAAGGGCACCATCCGCGGCGCGGTGACCGAGCACTCCTGCACCACCGTGCCGGAGGTGAAGAAGTGCACCAAGGCCGGCACCGGCTGCGGCTCCTGCGTGAAGGTGCTCGGCCAGCTGGTCACCGCCGAGCTGGAGGCGAGCGGCGTCGAGGTCGACAAGGGGCTGTGCGGCTGCTTCGCGCAGACCCGCGAGGAGCTGTACGAGATCGTCCTCGCCCTGCGGATCACCTCATACCGCGAGCTGCTCGACCGGCACGGCCGCGAGGGCGCCCGGGGCGGCGAGGGCTGCGAGGTGTGCAAGCCGGCGGTCGGCTCGATCATCGCCTCCCTCGCCCCGGCGATCGGCGCCAGCGGCTACGTCCTGGACGGCGAGCAGGCGGCCCTCCAGGACACCAACGACCACTTCCTGGCCAACCTCCAGAGGAACGGCTCGTACTCCGTCGTCCCGCGCATCCCCGGCGGCGAGATCGCGCCGGAGAAGCTGATCGTCATCGGCGAGATCGCCCGGGACTTCGGGCTCTACACGAAGATCACCGGCGGTCAGCGCATCGACATGTTCGGCGCCCGCGTCGAGCAGCTGCCGGTGATCTGGGCGCGGCTGGTGGACGCCGGCTTCGAGTCCGGGCACGCGTACGGCAAGTCGCTGCGCACGGTGAAGTCCTGCGTGGGCCAGACCTGGTGCCGCTACGGCGTCCAGGACTCGGTGCGCATGGCGATCGACCTGGAGCTGCGCTACCGGGGGCTCAGGTCCCCGCACAAGCTGAAGTCGGCGGTCTCCGGGTGTGCCCGCGAGTGCGCCGAGGCCCAGTCCAAGGACTTCGGCGTGATCGCCACCTCCAACGGCTGGAACCTCTACGTCGGCGGCAACGGCGGCGCCACCCCGCGCCACGCGGACCTGCTCGCGCAGGACCTCTCGGACGCCGAACTGGTCCGCCTGATCGACCGGTTCCTGATGTTCTACATCCGCACCGCCGACAAGCTGGAGCGCACCTCCACCTGGCTGGAGCGCATCCCCGGCGGCCTGGACCACGTACGGGACGTCGTCGTGCGCGACTCGCTCGGCATCTGCGACGAACTGGAGTCCCTGATGCGGGCCCATGTCGCGCACTACCGCGACGAGTGGGCCGAGACCGTCGACGACCCGGAGAAGCTCGCCCGGTTCGTGTCCTTCGTGAACGCCCCCGGCACCCCCGACCCGGTCGTGGGCTTCGTGCCGGAGCGCGACCAGATGAAGCCCGACCTGCCGCTGCTGGACATCGGCCTGCGGCGCCCCTCGGAAGACGACCTCCTGGAAGGAAGCACCCGGCGATGA
- a CDS encoding alkaline phosphatase PhoX — MERRTLLRTAVVGGSAVLGGALWRGAAHAAPAQPGSGPYGALKAPDANGIRLPAGFTSRVIARSGQKVAGTSYTWHNAPDGGACYADGTGWIYVSNSEINPSGGASAVKFSATGAVTSAYRVLSGTRQNCAGGRTPWNTWLSCEEVDRGYVYETDPWGVKAAVRRDAMGRFKHEAAAADPVRRAVYLTEDVSDGCFYRFRPTTWGDLSSGTLEVLVAGSATSGPVSWARVPDPSGATATRHQVSGAKRFNGGEGCYYADDTCWFTTKGDNRVWQYDTAAQTIELAYDDSLVTSGTAPLTGVDNVTGSSSGDLFVAEDGGTMEICVITPSDVIAPFLRIDGQSGSEITGPAFSPDGTRLYFSSQRGTSGRSSGGITYEVRGPFRA, encoded by the coding sequence GTGGAACGTCGTACCCTTCTGCGCACGGCCGTCGTCGGCGGCTCGGCCGTGCTCGGCGGAGCCCTGTGGCGCGGTGCCGCCCACGCCGCCCCCGCCCAGCCCGGCAGCGGCCCGTACGGGGCACTCAAAGCGCCCGACGCCAACGGCATCCGGCTGCCCGCCGGCTTCACCAGCAGGGTGATCGCCCGCTCTGGACAGAAGGTCGCGGGCACCTCGTACACCTGGCACAACGCCCCGGACGGCGGCGCCTGCTACGCGGACGGCACGGGCTGGATCTACGTCTCCAACTCGGAGATCAACCCCTCCGGCGGGGCGAGCGCGGTGAAGTTCTCGGCCACCGGGGCGGTCACCTCGGCGTACCGCGTGCTCTCCGGCACCCGGCAGAACTGCGCGGGCGGCCGGACGCCGTGGAACACCTGGCTGTCCTGCGAGGAGGTGGACCGCGGGTACGTCTACGAGACCGACCCGTGGGGCGTGAAGGCCGCGGTGCGCCGGGACGCCATGGGCCGCTTCAAGCACGAGGCGGCGGCGGCCGACCCGGTGCGCAGGGCCGTCTACCTGACGGAGGACGTCAGCGACGGCTGCTTCTACCGCTTCCGCCCCACGACCTGGGGCGACCTGTCCTCCGGCACGCTGGAGGTCCTGGTCGCGGGCTCGGCCACGAGCGGCCCGGTGTCCTGGGCGAGGGTCCCCGACCCGTCCGGCGCGACGGCCACCCGCCACCAGGTCTCCGGCGCCAAGCGGTTCAACGGCGGTGAGGGCTGCTACTACGCCGACGACACCTGCTGGTTCACCACCAAGGGCGACAACCGCGTCTGGCAGTACGACACCGCCGCCCAGACCATCGAACTCGCCTACGACGACTCCCTGGTGACGTCCGGCACGGCCCCGCTGACCGGCGTGGACAACGTCACCGGCAGCTCCTCCGGCGACCTGTTCGTGGCCGAGGACGGCGGCACCATGGAGATCTGCGTGATCACGCCGAGCGACGTGATCGCCCCCTTCCTGCGCATCGACGGCCAGTCCGGCTCGGAGATCACGGGCCCCGCCTTCTCGCCCGACGGCACCCGGCTGTACTTCTCCAGCCAGCGGGGGACGAGCGGGAGGTCCTCCGGCGGGATCACCTACGAGGTGCGCGGACCGTTCCGGGCGTAG